GAGCATCCCGCCGTAGCCGATCAGGCGGGCGTCGGTCTCCTTGTTGAGCTGTTTCGCCGTGGTCCCCGAGGAGACCAGCGAGTGGAACCCACTTATCGTCCCGCAGGCGATGGTGATGAAAAGCAGCGGGAACAACGGTAGGAACACCGCGTCGACCCCCCAGAACCCTTCGAAGGCGCTGATGGAGGAGTCGATGACGAGCGGCTCCGAGGCGGTCCCCAGAAGCGTCCCGACGATGATCGCGAGTGCCGCCCCGCCGACGCCCGTGTACAGCAGGAACGACGAGAGGTAATCCCGGGGCTGGAGCAACACCCACACGGGAAGCGCACTCGCGATCCCCCCGTAGATCATGACGACCGGGATCCACGCCGCGGTGTTGCCGCCCAGTGCGGCCGCACCGGGCACCCACGAGCCCGCGCCGCTCAACAGGACGATCGTCCCTTCGGGGTGGCTCCCCTCGGCGAGTTCGAACAGCGCCAGCGGGTACTGCAGTCCGACCCAGACCGCCGCGAAGATGCCGGCGACGAACACGACTGTCCCGGGAATGAACGGTCCGTTGAGCTGGTAGAGGTACACCCCGAAGACGAGCGCCAACACGACGTAGAGGAACGACGCGGTCACGACCTGCGGGAAGGCGTTGAAGACGATGCCGACGACCAACGCGAACACCGCCACGACGAGGATGATCGTCAAGAACGCGAACCAAAGCAGCATGTTCTTGCCCCCTTCCCCGACGTACTGCCCGATGATGTACCCGATCGATTTGCCCTCGTGTCGGAGCGACCCCGACAGCGAAACGAAGTCGTGGACCGCGCCCATGAGCGGGTTCCCGATCGCGATCCAAAGCAGCGCGGGGACCCACCCCCAGACGGCGCCGGCCGTGATCGGCCCGACGATCGGCGCCCCGCCGGCGATGCTCGAGAAGTGATGCCCGAGCAACACCGGTTTTTTTGAGGGGACGTACTCCTGTCCGTCCTCGTATTTATGTGCGGGCGTGTTCCGATCTTCCTCAAGGTCGACGAACCGGGCGAGATACCGCGAGTACCCGACGTATCCCACCGTGAACGTCGCCAATACCGCCGCCACGATCCATATTACTTGTGTCATGAGCGAACTCAACCACATCCACGGGGATCAACGTCTTAAAACCACAGAAAGAGCCACCATTTATTGGTAATAGCCGTCATCGCCTGTATGTATTAATATGTCTAACATACACTGCTTCGAGAATACGAACGACCGAATATACGGCTGACACTGCTGTGAACGAACACCCCCGCGTCGCTGCGGGGCGAATCGACGAATCGCGTCGGGCGGTCCCTCCCGTTCCGCTCCGGGCGAGCGTTTATATATCGGTACGGGGGCAACCCCTCTATGCAGGCGTTCACCGACCTCGCGACCGCGACGTACTGCCCGCGTAAACTCTACTACAGGCGGACCCACGACGATCGCGGCCCGCCCGAGTCGGTCGCGGCGATCCGGAATCTCGCCTTCCGGTACGGCGAGTTGCTCGATGCCGACACCGATCTCCGGGCGGAACCGATCGCGACCACGCCGACGGCGTACCGGTCGGCGCTCGGGTCCGCGAAGGCCCGTCTGGACCGCTGGGCCGAACTGGTCGATCCCCCGGAGACGCGGGTCTTCCTCCGCGGCAAGGACGCCCACGGGATCGCCCACAAGTGTCTGTCCGACCCTCCCGCGCCAGTCATCGTCTCACCGGGGGAACCGCCGGAGCGGGGCGTCTGGGAGCCACAGGGCGTCCGAGCGACCGCTGCGGCGAAGGCGCTCGCGTGGGAACTCGAGACGCCGGTCGAGCGGGCCTACCTCGAGTACCCGGCCCACGGCGTCGTCCGGGTAGTCCGGATGACGACGCGCCGGAAGGCCACCTACCGGAAGGCGCTCCGGACGGCCGAAGCCATCGACGGGCCGCCGCCGCGACTGCGGAACGACGCCCGGTGTGAGAGCTGTGAGTACCGCGAGGAGTGCGGGACGCGGACCCGGTCGCTCAGATCGCTGCTATCGCGGTGAGGCCTCGGCCAGCCACGCCTCGATCTCGTCGGCGAGTTCGCCGCGGCGGACGATCCGACCCGCCGAGACGTCCACGACGGTGCTTTCGGTCCCGGGCGTCTCGCCGCCGTCGAGTACCGTCGCCCGCTCGCGGATCGCGGCGTCGATTTCGTCGACGCGGCGGGCGCTCGGTTCGCCGGAGCGGTTCGCGCTGGTGGCGGT
The genomic region above belongs to Natronomonas moolapensis 8.8.11 and contains:
- a CDS encoding carbon starvation CstA family protein: MTQVIWIVAAVLATFTVGYVGYSRYLARFVDLEEDRNTPAHKYEDGQEYVPSKKPVLLGHHFSSIAGGAPIVGPITAGAVWGWVPALLWIAIGNPLMGAVHDFVSLSGSLRHEGKSIGYIIGQYVGEGGKNMLLWFAFLTIILVVAVFALVVGIVFNAFPQVVTASFLYVVLALVFGVYLYQLNGPFIPGTVVFVAGIFAAVWVGLQYPLALFELAEGSHPEGTIVLLSGAGSWVPGAAALGGNTAAWIPVVMIYGGIASALPVWVLLQPRDYLSSFLLYTGVGGAALAIIVGTLLGTASEPLVIDSSISAFEGFWGVDAVFLPLFPLLFITIACGTISGFHSLVSSGTTAKQLNKETDARLIGYGGMLGEGLLAAVALSTLAVWGFASPDGGIGAALPNFASGGGVILTSLGVPEAVGSVFMALVLVSFLLTSTDTAVRLGRYMMEEIVGTTPGRTDTGLNADIGSIARGRYTNPLIQIVPAYLMVISGQWVVLWGLFGGANQLLAALALLTATVWLANWDETKQLVSTGVPMAIMVTITVLGLSWLAFYENIFLNLIQGGAETTGAAVSSAVQAALAIVLIVLALALVRLGYRNITEARGGPETPVAEPGDD
- a CDS encoding CRISPR-associated protein Cas4, producing MQAFTDLATATYCPRKLYYRRTHDDRGPPESVAAIRNLAFRYGELLDADTDLRAEPIATTPTAYRSALGSAKARLDRWAELVDPPETRVFLRGKDAHGIAHKCLSDPPAPVIVSPGEPPERGVWEPQGVRATAAAKALAWELETPVERAYLEYPAHGVVRVVRMTTRRKATYRKALRTAEAIDGPPPRLRNDARCESCEYREECGTRTRSLRSLLSR